The following are encoded in a window of Drosophila simulans strain w501 chromosome 3L, Prin_Dsim_3.1, whole genome shotgun sequence genomic DNA:
- the LOC6736822 gene encoding uncharacterized oxidoreductase YjmC, with the protein MLALLRPALWLGSCLRGYHMPAASVQQRGDTSLVLVDEARRFIQDCLLRVGVSPSKVRGISEFLVVADYRGNYGSGLNRLDYYLSDLQSGHAKVGAEPSIISETVSTAHVNGNSALGVFVGNFCMDLAVKKAEDSGIGFVVAQQSHDIGMASWFTFRAAGKGLAGIVMSNSAPMMMGPNSKSASIGSNCFAFSVKGDQYHFVLDMATSVKDIGDVEWAWANDEYIPHGWAANEGGLSTCFPSLALRTPLLFPAGGHKGYCLSAVIDVLCGVLSGAQYATHITMDQDQPSNLGQVFIALDPEFFLPNFMERFDDFCGRIQNSQPADDSEPIRLPGELERIHMNYVDDLRALPYPNSLLTKYKEVAERLCVKPIELAFDRCQSRKSF; encoded by the coding sequence ATGTTGGCGCTCCTCCGGCCAGCTCTGTGGCTGGGAAGCTGCCTTCGTGGCTACCACATGCCTGCCGCCTCTGTGCAGCAGCGGGGCGACACGTCCTTGGTTCTGGTGGACGAGGCCCGCCGCTTCATCCAGGACTGCCTGCTGCGGGTTGGAGTTTCCCCCTCCAAAGTGCGCGGCATCAGCGAGTTCCTGGTTGTAGCGGACTATCGAGGGAACTACGGAAGCGGGCTGAATCGCCTGGATTACTATCTTAGTGATCTGCAGAGTGGACATGCCAAGGTGGGCGCCGAGCCTTCAATAATCAGCGAAACGGTGTCCACCGCCCATGTAAATGGCAATTCCGCCTTGGGTGTGTTTGTGGGAAACTTTTGTATGGATTTGGCGGTGAAGAAAGCTGAAGACTCTGGCATCGGTTTCGTGGTGGCCCAGCAATCTCACGACATTGGCATGGCCAGCTGGTTTACATTTCGCGCTGCCGGCAAGGGATTAGCCGGAATCGTGATGTCCAATTCGGCTCCAATGATGATGGGTCCCAACTCAAAGTCCGCCAGCATTGGCTCCAACTGCTTTGCCTTCTCCGTAAAGGGTGATCAGTACCATTTTGTTCTAGACATGGCGACCAGCGTGAAGGACATTGGAGACGTGGAATGGGCTTGGGCCAACGATGAGTATATACCGCATGGCTGGGCGGCCAACGAGGGAGGCTTATCCACCTGTTTTCCCAGCTTGGCCCTAAGGACACCATTACTATTTCCTGCTGGAGGTCACAAAGGCTACTGCCTGTCAGCCGTGATAGATGTTCTATGTGGAGTGCTCTCTGGTGCCCAATATGCCACTCATATAACCATGGACCAGGACCAACCATCGAACTTGGGTCAAGTATTTATTGCTCTCGATCCAGAATTTTTCTTGCCCAACTTTATGGAACGTTTCGATGACTTTTGTGGTCGCATCCAGAATAGCCAGCCGGCGGACGATTCAGAGCCCATCCGGCTACCTGGCGAACTGGAGAGGATACACATGAACTACGTGGACGATTTGCGGGCTTTACCCTATCCCAATAGTCTTTTGACCAAGTACAAAGAAGTGGCGGAAAGGCTGTGCGTAAAACCCATCGAGCTGGCTTTCGATAGGTGTCAGTCCAGGAAGAGCTTTTAG
- the LOC6736821 gene encoding leucine-rich repeat-containing protein 15, giving the protein MSLGVWQLVSLVLLMDPVEVITGPSQAKEPPIQSLDEFRQRYLLPLISSDTRNCSLNACESLGIVSQLLMLINSMPNGTQSAANDKKPSKSKANGHNGGDGNGGEINAMSHLANFDLVKRVRQIESRLRSVEQPVWHLATGSQIEWNHCTSGVCRCNPDTKSFTCWNTNLKSVPVTQVIPMNMVNIDLSRNILSTLHKDTFRGLTVLKELDISHNVLDFLPFDLFQDLDSLLVLRIQNNQLEDIDHRTFWKLRNLNILDLSKNEIGMLPESIFYHAQRLTVINMCDNQIQNFPPNLLRDQLMLEELDMSRNKISELSSGSIRYLTKLKTLDFGWNQIAKIDDDFFAGLRSLRTLSLHNNRISSLSGTIFNNLANLVTLDLTTNRISHMDGNAFVELNNLNELFLGQNSMSSIPADLFLNVSALTRLTLFSNNLTTLEADDFQGLVNLKILLLNNNILKNFDARAFEPLSQLEKLRIDSNKLMFLPHGALHGLENLVAVKLDKNPWHCDCRALYLARWIREFVLKLWDGQQPMCRGPGDLGGHEVGLLRYDDLCDGQWASMLSLSPRLPVRKHQISTPMNYTDYFNLYLKHIYNGTTDEELKEADITSVAIKKVHN; this is encoded by the exons ATGTCGCTGGGAGTATGGCAACTAGTCAGCTTAGTCTTGCTGATGGATCCGGTCGAGGTGATCACAGGACCTTCACAGGCAAAGGAGCCGCCCATCCAGAGTCTGGACGAGTTCCGGCAGAGGTACCTGCTCCCCCTCATCTCCTCGGACACAAGAAACTGCAGCCTGAATGCATGTGAATCACTGGGCATTGTGTCCCAGCTCTTGATGCTCATCAACTCAATGCCAAATGGAACCCAGTCCGCTGCGAACGATAAAAAACCATCCAAGTCCAAGGCGAATGGTCATAATGGTGGAGATGGCAATGGCGGGGAGATTAATGCCATGTcccatttggccaactttgaTCTGGTGAAGCGGGTGCGACAGATAGAGAGTCGCCTCCGATCCGTGGAGCAGCCCGTCTGGCACTTGGCCACTGGCAGCCAAATCGAGTGGAATCACTGCACCTCGGGTGTGTGTCGCTGCAATCCGGACACCAAGAGCTTCACCTGCTGGAATACCAATCTTAAATCAGTGCCTGTCACTCAGGTGATACCCATGAATATGGTCAACAT AGATCTTTCGCGGAACATCCTTTCCACCCTGCACAAGGATACCTTTCGAGGACTAACCGTGCTTAAAGAGTTGGATATATCGCACAATGTTTTGGATTTTCTGCCCTTCGATTTGTTCCAGGATCTGGATAGTCTCTTGGTTTTGCGCATTCAAAACAATCAACTGGAGGATATTGATCATCGTACCTTCTGGAAGCTACGAAACCTGAATATTCTGGATCTTAGCAAAAACGAGATAGGAATGCTACCCGAGTCGATATTTTACCATGCCCAAAGGCTCACCGTGATTAATATGTGCGATAATCAGATCCAGAACTTTCCACCCAATCTTCTGCGAGATCAGCTcatgctggaggagctggataTGTCCAGAAACAAAATCAGCGAGCTTAGTTCGGGCAGCATTAGATATCTGACCAAGCTGAAAACCCTGGACTTTGGATGGAATCAAATAG CAAAAATTGATGATGACTTCTTTGCGGGACTAAGGAGTCTACGAACTCTTTCACTGCATAACAATCGCATCTCATCGCTGTCGGGAACCATATTCAAcaatttggccaacttggTCACCCTTGATTTGACCACGAATCGGATAAGTCAT ATGGATGGCAATGCCTTTGTGGAGCTGAACAACCTGAATGAATTGTTTTTGGGCCAGAACTCCATGTCCAGCATTCCAGCTGATCTATTCCTGAATGTTAGTGCCCTCACACGTTTGACCCTATTTTCCAATAACCTGACCACCTTGGAAGCCGATGACTTCCAGGGGTTAGTTAACCTAAAGATTTTGTTGCTTAACAATAACATACTTAAAAATTTCGATGCCCGCGCTTTCGAGCCGCTTTCACAATTGGAAAAACT ccGCATTGACTCCAACAAGCTGATGTTTCTGCCACATGGAGCACTTCATGGCCTGGAAAATTTGGTGGCCGTCAAGCTGGACAAGAATCCTTGGCACTGCGATTGCCGAGCTCTATATTTGGCCAGGTGGATACGAGAGTTTGTGCTCAAACTCTGGGACGGACAGCAGCCCATGTGCCGTGGTCCTGGCGATTTGGGAGGTCACGAGGTGGGACTACTGCGTTATGATGACCTCTGCGACGGGCAGTGGGCCAGCATGTTGTCCCTTTCGCCACGGCTTCCAGTTCGAAAGCATCAAATATCCACACCGATGAACTACACAGACTACTTCAATCTGTATCTGAAGCACATCTACAATGGCACTACAGATGAGGAGCTCAAGGAGGCCGATATAACCAGCGTGGCCATCAAGAAGGTTCATAACTAG